The region GCGCGCTCGACGCCTACACCGCGACCGTCCTGCCGCGGGTCTGGCGCGCGCAGCACTTCTCGTGGTGGATGACCTCGATGCTGCACCGCATGCCGGAGGCCAGCGGGTTCGACCTCAACCGCCAGCGCGCCGAGCTCGACTTCGTCACCCGTTCCCGCGCGGGCCGGACGCTGCTCGCAGAGAACTACGTCGGCACCCCGCTCGACTGAGACGGTCCGGTCCCGCCTGGCAGGGCGGGACCGGCCGCGCCCGGTCGGGGCGCGTCAGACGCACTCGGCCGGACCCCGCCGGCCGCGCCTGGCTGCTCCGGTGCCGCCGCGGCGATGTCCAGGAACGAACGCAGCACCGGCGTCCCGATCTCGCGCCGCCAGGCCATGGCCATCCGCGCGGTGGCCGAGACGTCGGTCAGCGGCACGAAGGTCGCTCCCGCGCGCGGGATCTGCTGCACCGACGACGGGACGACCGCGATCCCCATCCCGCCCGCGACCAGCCCGACGATGGTCTGCATGAGCCACACGTCGGGCTGGACGACGCGCGGGGTGAACCCGGCTCGCTCGCACGCCTGCGTGACGCTCGTGTAGAGGCCGGGCATGTCGTAGCGGGGCGGGAGGATGAACGGCTCGCCGGCCACCGCGCGCAGGTCGACCTCGGGGGAGTCCGCCAGCGGGTGCGTGGAGGGCAGCGCGAGCACCAGCGAGTCGTCGGCCACGCTGCGCACGTGCAGCGACGGGTCGTCGATGGGCAGGTAGAAGAAGCCCGCGTCGATCCGGCGGTCGTGCAGCCGCTCCACGATCTCGTCCGGGCGCATCTCCCGCAGGCGCAGCCGCACCTCGGGGTAGCGGGCCTTGAACTGCCGCAGGATCGGCGGCAGCACCACGTTGGACGCCGACGGGATGAAGCCGAGCGAGAGCCGCCCGACGCGGCCGCTGCCCGCTTCGCGCGTCATCTGCGCCGCGTGGTCGACCTCGTGCAGGATGCGCCGCGCCTCTTCCAGCAGCACCCGTCCGGCGTCGGTGAGCTGGGTACCGCGTGCGGTGCGGTGCACCAGTACGGCGCCCAGCTCGGTCTCCAGCTTGCGGAGCTGCGCGCTCAGCGGCGGCTGGGCGATGTGCAGCCGCGCGGCGGCACGGGTGAGGCTCTGCTCCTCGGCGATCGCCACGAAGTAGCGCAGGTGCCGCAGTTCCACGCATCCTCCCGCCGTGCCATACCTCCCGGATATGGAGCACGCTACCTGGTGGTATTGGACATATGACCCGAGTGACGTCAGTCTCCTTCTCACGTGCGACTCGACGAGGGGACTGCCGTGCCGGGTGATGGGAAGATCGACCGCGGGAACGCCCGCTGGGTGCTGCCGCTGTGCTGGACGGCGGTCCTGCTCGACGGGTTCGACCTCGTCGTGCTCGGCACGGTGCTGCCGGTGATGCTCGACGAGCGGGTGTGGGGCCTGACCCCGGCCTCGGCCTCGCTGGTCTCGACGGTCGGCCTGCTCGGCATGATGGTCGGCGCGCTGGTGATCGGCACCGTCACCGACCTCGTCGGCAGGCGGCGGGTGCTGCTGCTGTCGGTCACCTGTTTCTCGCTGTTCACCGCGTTGTGCGCGCTGGCGCCGTCGATCGTGGTGTTCGGCCTGCTGCGCTTCCTGGCCGGGCTCGGCCTCGGCGGCTGCCTGCCCACCGCGATCACGCTGGTGACCGAGTTCGCCAGGGGCGGCCGAAGCAGCAGCGCCACAACGACGATCATGACCGGCTACCACGTGGGAGCGGTGCTCACCGCGCTGCTCGGTCTGCTGCTGATCCCGGTCGTGGGCTGGCGGATGATGTTCGTCGCCGGTGCGCTGCCAGCGCTGGTGCTGGTGCCGCTGATGTGGCGCTACCTGCCGGAGTCGCGGGTCTTCCGGGCCACCGCGGACTCCGCGGCGAAGCCGGCCTCGGTGCGCGAGAACATCGCGACCCTGTTCCGCGGCGGGATGGCGGTGTCCACGGTCGCGTTCTGGGTGGCCTCGTTCCTCGGGCTGATCCTGGTCTACGGGCTCAACACCTGGCTGCCGGAGATCATGCGGGCCGCGGGCTACCCGCTCGGCGCCTCGCTCGGCCTGCTGCTGACGCTGAACGTCGGCGCGGTGCTCGGGCTGGTCGTGGCCGGCG is a window of Saccharopolyspora erythraea NRRL 2338 DNA encoding:
- a CDS encoding MFS transporter; the encoded protein is MDRGNARWVLPLCWTAVLLDGFDLVVLGTVLPVMLDERVWGLTPASASLVSTVGLLGMMVGALVIGTVTDLVGRRRVLLLSVTCFSLFTALCALAPSIVVFGLLRFLAGLGLGGCLPTAITLVTEFARGGRSSSATTTIMTGYHVGAVLTALLGLLLIPVVGWRMMFVAGALPALVLVPLMWRYLPESRVFRATADSAAKPASVRENIATLFRGGMAVSTVAFWVASFLGLILVYGLNTWLPEIMRAAGYPLGASLGLLLTLNVGAVLGLVVAGGVADRAGVKRSTVVWFAAAAVMLALLSVRLPAVGLYGAVLMAGFFVFSAQVLVYAFVGRAYPVAARATGLGWTTGVGRIGAITGPLLGGALLTAGIAYPWGFYVFGAISALGAVAIAVAARPAARAEVVEEPTATASERLA
- a CDS encoding LysR family transcriptional regulator, which encodes MELRHLRYFVAIAEEQSLTRAAARLHIAQPPLSAQLRKLETELGAVLVHRTARGTQLTDAGRVLLEEARRILHEVDHAAQMTREAGSGRVGRLSLGFIPSASNVVLPPILRQFKARYPEVRLRLREMRPDEIVERLHDRRIDAGFFYLPIDDPSLHVRSVADDSLVLALPSTHPLADSPEVDLRAVAGEPFILPPRYDMPGLYTSVTQACERAGFTPRVVQPDVWLMQTIVGLVAGGMGIAVVPSSVQQIPRAGATFVPLTDVSATARMAMAWRREIGTPVLRSFLDIAAAAPEQPGAAGGVRPSASDAPRPGAAGPALPGGTGPSQSSGVPT